Part of the Archocentrus centrarchus isolate MPI-CPG fArcCen1 chromosome 4, fArcCen1, whole genome shotgun sequence genome is shown below.
atacactatactctatatactatacacacttttacatggaattatagattataatatttacattgtgcaataatagtccaatAGTCTTTAAAGACTTCTTTCAcagtttcacctgaaaccactcATTGTAATGAACCGGgcctttttttcacaccttggcgcatATGATTATACACATgaactggggtttaaataccagGGTGTCTCCACCAGTTGGCTTTAGAGCTGAATGAGAgatgaaacgtcttcaagaaactttaAGTCCAGTcgcttttttcaagctcctgaGAATATCCATCCAGCGTCTCCGTGTTATTTCTTTACACTTAAGAAAATACAGATTAAGATGTAGTGGTTTCATTTTTCCAGCCCGCCTGAGATCAAAGTTAGATAAAAATTAATCAGCAAACAAGAAGTTTGCAGCGTCGagggtgcttttattttgacactcTAAACAGGAAGTGCCTATATTAACCTACAATAACACACTTCACGCACTTTTGAACTTAAGTATGGGTACGTGGTAGGTAACAAGAGGGGGTTTACAGACTTTGTAGTTAGCGTGAAACTTACAAAAGCTGGCAGGCATCAAACAGACAAGCGGGACACAAAGCATGTTCCCTCGCAGGCAGGACTACAGGATGAAGAGGAGCGGAGGACCTCGGAGCGCCTCGATTATAAACTTCATGTCAGCGGTGAACTCGGGCTCCGTCCGCCGCAGCTCCGCCGTGCTGCCGTCGCTGCTAACCTTTTTGGTGATCATAGCATCCGGAGGCCTGCTGCTCATGATAGAGAAAGGAATGCTCAACGGCATGGAGACGCCTTCACCCCGCGGTAACGGCAGGCGGCTCGACTTCAGCCGGCAGGCGGGGGAACGCAGCGCAGACGCCGCAGACGTGGAGTCCCAGGTAGGGGAACGCAGCTGCGCTTTTCTCCAAGTGAACAGACTCAACCAGAAGAGATTTAGTTCGTCTGTATGTTTCATAATAGTTGCTGATCGGTCATAAACGGGAAGCTTAAGGGCTTTAGAGCAGTTTCTTCAGTGGTGcgtgtgaagaaaaaaaaaaaaaaaaacagttttaggtTGGTTTATGTAAACGCTCAATTCTCATTAAAACAGAAACTGCTTTTGCAAGACTTTTAAGACGGATTTAAACATCTGTGGATCACCGCAGCCTATAATAAAAGTGCaagtaaataatatttaaacatCTTTATGGCACTACTCCTAGAAAAGTTGGGGGGAAagtgaactaaaactaaactaaaattagATATGAACTGAAATAATTGTTGGTGAATGGCTGTAGATAATACAAGAGCCCTGACCACCCCCGTGTATCAGTCACTGGACATGCAGCTGGACACTGAACATCTGTTTCAGCTCCTCTCACAGAGGCAGATGCAGAAAGTCTCTACCACCTCAGTACTTGCATTCATATTAGATTGAAGCTCATTGTCATATTTGTGCTTTAACGGAGTAATTTGCAACTCCATCTCCAAACTGATctcaaagtaaaaaacaaatcatTAGGCACTCGAAAAACTcaaatgaaatggaaacacaGGAAATGCCTCTGTCACAATCTTCCAAATCATGAGATTCTAGTGCAGATGTTTAAACTCAGGAAGTCAAACGTTTTGAAAAAGTGCTGTTTGCATTCTGACctcacgaaaaaaaaaaaaaatcttcctctGATAAATACCCTCCATATtaagaaaactaaaactatcaCTGAAACGACTGAACACgcaaatgaaactaaacatTTACATAATTTACATAAACTGGCAGAAACCTCAACTTTGTGTTTGAGGGCCAAGACATCCTGAACTTTAGTGTCCAGAATGtttcaatattttttaatttgatgcttGTATTGTTCTTCCTTCCTTACCATAACTTGCCAAGtgatatttttgtgtaaaattaaTGGAACGCACCTCTAAGTGACTGGTTTCTGTTCACCGTTAGATCCTCCAAGAGATCCGTAACCGGACCATCAGAACCGTGTGCAGTCAGAAAAACATGCCTCACAGCATCTGGTCACTGAGCCCCCCGCAGAGGAAGACGCTGCTGCAGCACATCCTCGTGAACGACGAGTATCGCTTCCTCTACTGCTACGTCCCCAAAGTGGCCTGCTCCAACTGGAAGAAGGTTTTGAAGGTCCTGAGCGGAGCCCTGGAGAACGTGGACGTCAACATCAAGATGGACCACCACAGTGGCCTGGTCTTCCTGTCCTCTCTGAAGCCCGAGGAGATCCGCTACCGCCTCAAGCACTACTTCAAGTTCATGTTTGTAAGGGAGCCCATGGAGCGCCTGCTTTCCGCATACAGGAACAAGTTTGGAGAGATCCAGTCCTACCAGAAAAAGTACGGCGTGGAGATCATTAAGCGCTACAGAAAGGGTCGCGCTAAGGATGCGGCTGTGACAGGAGACGATGTGACTTTCGCAGAGTTTGTCCGTTACTTGCTAGACGAGGACGTGGAGCACATGAACGAGCACTGGATGCCCGTGTATAACTTATGCCAACCTTGTGCCGTTTCCTATGATTTCATTGGCTCCCACGAGCGCCTGGAAAGCGACGCCGAGTTTGTGCTCCAGCGTGTTGGAGTGCCTCCTCATGTTCACTTCCCAGAGAGGCAAACGTGGTACAAGCCGGTCACCACAGAAACATTACACTACTATTTGTGCAGCTTACCACAGAAGCTACTGAGAGAACTTCTGCCCAAGTATATTTTAGACTTTTCTCTATTTACATACCCTCTCCCCAACACAACCACTGAACACTGTCGGCATTAAACGTGCAATGCTTTATAGttttaagattattttttatAGAGAATCATTTGTACTATTTTTAGGGAGCAAATAGTATTTTAAGAGCTGTTACACAGGTTTACTTGATGCCTGCatatctttttaaaatgatgattacTGGAAGACTTCACTCGACTTCAAAACCACTAAAGCTTGAAATCAGATGCAAAGGAAAAGGTCACCAAACCATACAGTATATCGACTGTTACAGTAAATAAACCAGCTCAGTACACAATCATGGAAATGTTAACATGGTTGAAAGACCAaactctgtgttttgtttctctaTGCACTGTAgactttagaaagaaaaaaaaaaggtagttcAATGGTTTTAGTGGGCATTCAGTGGTTTAGCAggctaaaacacaaacaccatgttcgggGATGGTTGAGGGTTTCGAATCAAGCTTATTTAATGCTCAGTCACAGCCTCTCATTCccagctcccccccccccccccccccccacccttgCCCCTCTTTTCCTACAGCTAAGATTATTTACC
Proteins encoded:
- the chst14 gene encoding carbohydrate sulfotransferase 14; this translates as MFPRRQDYRMKRSGGPRSASIINFMSAVNSGSVRRSSAVLPSLLTFLVIIASGGLLLMIEKGMLNGMETPSPRGNGRRLDFSRQAGERSADAADVESQILQEIRNRTIRTVCSQKNMPHSIWSLSPPQRKTLLQHILVNDEYRFLYCYVPKVACSNWKKVLKVLSGALENVDVNIKMDHHSGLVFLSSLKPEEIRYRLKHYFKFMFVREPMERLLSAYRNKFGEIQSYQKKYGVEIIKRYRKGRAKDAAVTGDDVTFAEFVRYLLDEDVEHMNEHWMPVYNLCQPCAVSYDFIGSHERLESDAEFVLQRVGVPPHVHFPERQTWYKPVTTETLHYYLCSLPQKLLRELLPKYILDFSLFTYPLPNTTTEHCRH